Within the Thermodesulfobacteriota bacterium genome, the region TCTTAAACAAGGTATAAGTGGGTCAAACATACGGGTAATGGGAATTGATGATCTCCGTTCTGAATTCTCGAAATTCAGAGAGGCTCAATTCAACAATTACAATCTTCATAATTCCCTCTCAAAGATAAATGAGGAGCTTTTGAAAATTGTAGATAAGGAGTTAAGCGCAATAAGGAGGAAACTATCTAATAACTCTTATGAATATAAAAACAGGGAGAATTTCCTTGAAAATCTTCCAAAGAAAATTAGTTTAGCAGTTGGAGCTCTTTCAAACTATGACTTTTTCAGTACAGAAGCTAAGACTAGCTTCAACGAACTAAAGAAAAAATTGGATAAAATTATGCAAGTCGAGAATTTCATCAATAGATATGGTGACAAATTTCGCGGAGAACGCTCTATTGGCTTTGATGAGACCCTGGAGCTAATAGGAAAATTCGAGGAAATTGAAACAATTGAACACAACCTAATATCAGGTTCTTTTGACAAGATAAATCTTGAGGACCTAAGGGGGATCTTAAGCGAGCAAGGCTACAATTCGTTTATTTTTCTTAAAGACCTTAAACCATATTTGCAAAATTCAGGTTTGATAAGAAAATCTGCAAAAACAATAGAGCTAACTCCAAAAGGGATCAGAAAAATAGGGGAAAGAGCACTGAGGGATATCTTCTCATCGATGAAAAAACATCAATTTGGAGGCCACGAGACCACAGAACAAGGTTTCGGCACAGTAAAACCCGAAAACTCAAAAGAATATGAGTTTGGTGATCCCTTTAACCTAAATGTCGTTGGTACACTCAAAAATTCGCTCCTTCGCCGAGTGAGTGGAAACACCATAAAAGTAGAGCCAGAAGACTTTAAAATCTACGACATGGAGTATCACACACAATCCACGACTGCGGTTCTCCTAGACCTGAGCTGGTCAATGAGCTTTCAGGGAAGATTTCCAGCCGCGAAACGTGTGGCACTGGCACTTGATAATCTCATAAGAACACGATACCCCAGGGATAATTTTTATATAGTCGGCTTTTCAACAAGAGCCAGAGTCCTATCCACTGACCAGCTCGTGAAAACAACCTGGGATTCGAATGACCCTTTTACTAATATACAAGAAGCCTTAAAACTGGCTTCTAGGCTTATAAGAAAACACAGAACACCAAACAGACAAATAATCCTCATTACCGATGGCCAGCCAACGGCATACTTCTTGGACGGGTACCTGCAAGTTGAGCTCCCCATGTTTTTTGGAGGGCTGAGCCCAAGAGCAACCTTTGAAACACTGAAAGAGGTTAAAAGCCTAACCAGGCAGGGAATCACGATTAATACATTCATGCTTGACGATAGCTCCTCTCTCAGAAGATTTGTAGAGGATATGACTCGGATAAATAGGGGAAGGGCATTTTTCACGACGCCTACCCGGTTGGGGAGGTTCCTCCTTGTTGATTACTTGAAACGAAAAAGAACGCTTATTTAAGGTCCTACAGGCTATTATTCACATTTGTACTTTTTGGAAAGTTGATACACAGAACTCAGATTTTCGTCAAATTCTTTTTCGTCGTGGTCTCTAGCCTGTATAAGTGCATAATCCCAATCACACACAAATGTAATTACCCTGGACTCGGATTTTTTAATATTTAAGAACTCAGGTCTAATGGATGATATACTAATAAAAATTGTCCCATTGTACTCTTCTTTTTGCACTATATTTGTGAGATAATGGGGTAAATGGAGATGACCGGACAGCCACATATCGACTTTATATTTTTTTAATACTTTAGTAAATCTTCCTGAGTCAATTATCTGCCTATCTTTGAATTTGGAAAAAGGGATTCCACTTCCATTGAGCGGCGCATGCGTCAC harbors:
- a CDS encoding VWA domain-containing protein yields the protein MNTTYRYLKWDGLKKEFNFHAQDLLQEFANFLMEGWSPEEAFEWILKQGISGSNIRVMGIDDLRSEFSKFREAQFNNYNLHNSLSKINEELLKIVDKELSAIRRKLSNNSYEYKNRENFLENLPKKISLAVGALSNYDFFSTEAKTSFNELKKKLDKIMQVENFINRYGDKFRGERSIGFDETLELIGKFEEIETIEHNLISGSFDKINLEDLRGILSEQGYNSFIFLKDLKPYLQNSGLIRKSAKTIELTPKGIRKIGERALRDIFSSMKKHQFGGHETTEQGFGTVKPENSKEYEFGDPFNLNVVGTLKNSLLRRVSGNTIKVEPEDFKIYDMEYHTQSTTAVLLDLSWSMSFQGRFPAAKRVALALDNLIRTRYPRDNFYIVGFSTRARVLSTDQLVKTTWDSNDPFTNIQEALKLASRLIRKHRTPNRQIILITDGQPTAYFLDGYLQVELPMFFGGLSPRATFETLKEVKSLTRQGITINTFMLDDSSSLRRFVEDMTRINRGRAFFTTPTRLGRFLLVDYLKRKRTLI